From Streptomyces sp. NBC_01551:
TGTAGCCGCTGGGGATCTCGCTGTTGAATTTGGCGCTGCACGACGCCACGAGCAGTCCCGAGGACTTCAGCGCGAGCATGGTGTCGCCGCCGGTGGGAACGACGGCGAAGTCCTCCCCGACCAAGGCGACCGCATACCTGTCCTTTCCGGCCGCCTCGTTCGCCTTGAGCGCCAGCTGGAACTTCTTCATGTCGGAGATGGCCACCAGAGCGATCGGGCCCCCTTGGGACTTGCAGTACGCCTGCTCCTTCACGCCCGCTCCGGCACCCTTGGGGACGTCCTTGAACCCCTTGCGGCTCTCCGAGTACTCGGGCAGCTCCGTCTCCACGTCGGCGCATGTCACGTACTGGCTGACAAAGCGTTCCATCGCGGCGACGTCCTTCGCCTTCGGCAGGCTCTTGCCACCGCCTCCGGCGACGGTCTCCCCGTCCCCGCCGCAGCCCGTCAGGGCAGCGAGCGCCATGAGAGAGGCTGTCGCGGTGAGGGTCCTGGACAAGCGCATGGTGTTCCTTGGGTAGAGCGAGCGAAATGGCTGAGGTACGCCGGTTACCCGGGGATGTAGTCGGTCACCAGGCAGCCCTTGACCAGGGGCTCGTCCTTCTTGTAGCCGCTGGGGATCTTCTCCTTGTGCTTGGGGTTGCACGTCATGACGGCGAACTTGGCGCCAACGAGCCCACGAGCCGCGTTGTCGCTCTCGGGGAGGATGGCGATGTTCTGGCCGATCAGGTAGGACGAGTCGAAGTCCTCGTCCGCGCCCTGGGCCTTCTTGTTCGCTTCCTGGAACTTCTTCATGTCGGACAGGAGCATCAGGTGCATCTCCTTGCCGCGGTCGTCCTCGCAGGTCGCGCTCTCCTTGACCCCGAAGGCAGGGTCCTTGGCGACCTTCGCGAGGTCCTCGTCGAAGTCCTGCGTGCCGCCTTCGAGCTCGCGGCAGACGCCCTGGGCGTTGATGATCTTCTCGACGCCGGCCATGTTGTCCGCCCTCGGCAGGCCGAGGGCGGCCAGCGGGCCGCCGCCGTCTCCGCAGCCGGTCAGCGCCGTCAGCGCGACCGCGGCGGTCACGGCGGTGAGGGTCTTGGTCAGTCGCACGAAAACTCCTGGAGTACGCGGTTGAAGAAGGGATGGGGGAGCGCGGCTAACGTGCGGCCGCCGCCTCGGCCTCGGCCGCCGCGTCCTCGCGGGCGGCCTCCTGCATGAAGGTCCAGTCCCACACGCTGAGCGGCGGGTCGATGGACTGGCGGCCCGGACGGGTGGTGCCGTTGGTGTCCGTGGCGGCGAGGATCTCCTTGAAGACGAGGTCCACCGCGACCGTGCCGACCCGCTTGTCGACGTCCCGCTGGAGGCAGACACCCGTCCGCAGCTCCTGCAGGGAGTTGGACACCTTGACGTCGCTCTCGGGCCGGCCGAGCAGCGGCGCCACCAGCGAGGCCTCCTGGGCGGACTTCTGCTTGAAGGCGAAGACGGTGTGGATCTGGTTGGCGCCACCGCTGCGGGCCTCGGAGTCCTCGATCTGCACGAGGTCGATGGCCTGCTGCGTGATCAGGACGATCACGGCCAGGTACGAACGGCCCTGCTTGAGCGCGCGCCGCATCAGGTCGCGGCCGCTCTCGGTCGCGGTGACGACGTACGCCTCGTCGACGAACAGTGCCTTGGGCCGCAGGCCGATCTCGCCCGTCACCGGGTTCTTCTCGTAGCCGACGTCGAGCATCTGGCTGCCCAGCTCGACGACCGCCATCAGCGCGGTCGCCGCCAGCCGCTCGGCCGGGTTCCAGCTGCGCGGGTCCGAGGCGGCCGGGGACTGGAAACCGCGCAGGGTGATGACCGTACGGCGCTTGCGCATCGCGGACAGCGTCTGCGGGTTCTCGGCGAAGGCGAGGCGGGCGTACGGCAGGGTGCGCAGCTCGGTGAGCAGCATCTGGGCGAGCTTGAGCTCCTTGACGGCCTCGCGGTCGCCCGAGGCCACCGCGTCGTCGTAGGCCCGTATGACCTCGTCGACGACCTGCCACAGCGACGGCCGGGCCACCTGGCGGTCGGCGTCGCGGGCGCTCAGGCCCTGCTCGGTGGCCTGCCGCATCGCGGAGTTGTACCAGCCGACGACCGTGGCCATGGCCTCGATGACGGGCAGGCGCACCCGCTGGTAGTCCTCGTCGCCGAGGAAGCCGCGCAGCATGTTCTCGGCGAGCAGCCGGCCGGAGGGGACGTCGCGGGCGATGACCCACGGGTCGAGGACGCCGGCCTGGCCCTTGAGGAGGTCGACGACCTCGGTCTCGGCCCAGAACTCCGGGTTGACCGGCTGGAAGCGGCTCTGCGGGGTCCCGAGGAGGCCCGTCTCGGCGTCGTAGGCGAACTCGGGGTCGTTCACCTGGGAGCCGAAGGCCAGGTAGTAGCAGAGCTGCGCGAAGTCGGTCTTGGGGTCGATGACCAGGCAGCGCACGCCCGACTCCGACTCCTCGTAGAACTTCTGCAGCGCGAGGGACGACTTTCCACCGCCGGAGGCGCCGACGATGGCGACGCCACCGCCGTCGTTGCGGGCGGGGCCGACGTGCAGGGAGTAGTGGACGGGCGTCTTGCCGGCCCAGCCGACGAGGTTGCCCACCCAGCCGAGCTGCTTGCCGGACCGGCGCTCGGGGTTGTCGCCCAGCTCGGTGCCCGCGGTGGGCAGCCCGGCGCCGAGCTGCTCGACCTCCTGGAGGCGCAGGTACGGGGCGATCGGCAGCTTGGGCGCGTCGCCCGGCAGCTGCGACTGCAGGAGGCGCCACTGCTGGCGGGAGGGGCGCAGCAGGGTGACCTTCAGGTCCTGCTTGAACTGCATCTCCAGGACGCGGCGGCGACGCTCCAGCTCGGCGACATCGGGCGCGGAGATGGTGAAGCGGATCTGCGCCTCCATGCCCGGCATCTTGTGTTCCTCGACGTCGTCGACGAGGTTCTGGGCACGGGTGACCTGGGCGGCGAGCTGGGTGCCGGGGGCACGGCCGGAGTTGGCCATGTCGTTCATCTCGTCGACGAGGTTGCCGCTGATCTTCTTCGCCCGGTCCTGGAACTTCAGGTACGGGATGAGGGTGAAGCGCATGTCGATCTCGACGGGGAAGTCGACGTGCTGCGCCGCGTAGCGGGCCCACGCGGTGGACTGGCGGAAGCGGGTCTCGATGGGCCAGCTGGCCGCGACGAGGGTCGTCGTGTAGCTGGTGTGCTGCTCGCCGGTCATCTCGTCGTACTGGTGCAGGACGATGTGCGTCTTGCGGTTCTCGCCGGAGAAGTCGACGACCAGGTCGAACTGGTCGGGACCCCAGGCGCGGCTGCCGAGCACCGGCTCGGCGGGGATCGGCAGGTCGCCGTGGAGCGGCTTGCGGATCAGCCAGACCAGTTCCTCACGGCTCAGCGCGGTGCCGCCGAGGGCGTCGAGGCTCTCGTGGACCTCGCGCGCGACCTGCGTCCACTGCGCCAGCATCTCCGGCGACAGGTGCTCGTCGTGCACGCCCGTCGCGCCGGCCGCCGCCTTGTCGGCGGCGCCGCGCATCGAGCTGGTCAGACCGCTCTCCTCGACCGGGTCGTCGCCGCCGGGGAGCACGCCGCTGTCGCCGGACTTCCGCTTCATGGAGCCCAGCTTGACCAGCAGGATGTTGCGCTCGCGCAGTGCGCCGATGCGCTCCTGGTAGTCGGCCTTGCGGAAGTTGTACGCCTTGTAGTTCTCGGTCGGGTCCCACGCCACGTTGTTGAGCTGCTCGGCCCAGTCCTGGGCGGTGATCGGCCGGTACACCTTGCGGTAGTGGCACTCGACGTTGCGGTCACCGCGGGCGAGGTTGAGCAGCGCGCGGGCCGGGGCCTCGGCCATGGCCTGGAGCTCGGTGGCGTTGAGGTACTCGTCGATGGCCGTGGGCAGGGCGATGCCGGTCCAGACGGAGTCGCCGTGGACGAAGATCATGTCGTCGGCGTACCGGTAGGGCAGCCGCATCTCCTCGCGCCGCTTGGCGGGGGCCTGGTTGCGGGAGGAGCCGCCGCCCGACTTCCCGGAGGAGCCGGACCTGCTGTTGCCGGAACCGCCCTTGGCGGAACCTTGGTTCTTCTTGGACGACGTTGCAGCGAGGAGCATGGCGATCAGGAAGAAGGCGACCGCCCCGCCAAAAAGGATCAGCACGAACATGGAGGAGTCATCCTGCGGTCTCGGAGTGTGCGGTCTCGGCGGGTGCGCTCGGTGACGGTGCGGACGCGGCATAGGACGAGCCGTGCCGGGCCGCCGTCTCGAGCGCGGCGTCGTACCGCTTGTGCCAGCGCGGCGCGTCCGGCTGCCAGAGGATGACCTGCCAGTGCAGTTCCTCCGGCTCGCGGTCCGCGGCCAGGCCCTGGAGGCGCTTGGGCTGGACCCAGTAGTCGGCCCACACCACCACTTGCTGGCTGAGGGTGAGGGCGGAGGGCAGCGGCCGGCCCCAGACGAAGTAGACGGCGACCGGCGGCCCGAGGTACAGGGGCGACGTCAGGATCGACAGGCCCAGGAAGGGTATGAAGGCGGACATCGAGAGCAGCGCCACGATCCACACCACGCCGGAGCCGAAGGCGGCGCCCAGGGCGGGCAGGAGCAGACCGGGAAGCGGGATGTTGCCCCAGTTCCAGATGCGCTTGGGCCGGTTGAGCAGATCCGTGTGGTCGTAGGCCACCATGGGCGCCGGTGCGTCCGGTGTGTCCTGCGTCATCAGTCGGTCCCCCTCTCTGGCGTGGTTGCGTGCTGCGCGTCGCGGTGGCGGCCGCGCTCGCGGTCGCGGGCCGCGCGTCTACGGTCGCGGCCCGATCCCGGGATCAGCCCTTGCCGCCGATCTGCTCGCCGAGGCTGATGAGGAGACCGGCGAGACCGGCCGCGCCACCGATGATGAAGGCGGCCAGGGCGATGACGCCGAAGCCCTGGAAGGCCTCGCGCATGCCGTCGCCGCGCTTCATCGAGAGCAGCATCCGGATGCCGAGGATGAGCAGGGCGCAGGCCGCGACGGTGCCGCCGAGGCCGGCCAGGATGGTCTGGATCTTGTTGAACATGCCGTCGAGGGTCGTCGCTGCCAGGTACATGGCGTGTGTCCTTTGCTGTGTGAGGTGCGTGTGTGAGCGGTGCGCTGTGAGGGGCGGTGAGTGGACCGCCTTCACGGGATGACGTGTCAGGAAGCCGGAGTGGCGCCCGGGGCCGAGGCCGACGGCGAGCCGGACGGTTTGGGCGAGGACGAGTTGGCCGGGGCGGGCGAGGACGAGTTGGCCGGGGCGGGCGAGCCGCTTGCCCCGGGGGCCTGGGAAGCGCTCGGTGAAGGGGTGTTCGGAGCGTCCGCGCGTCCGCCCGTCGGGTCCATGACGCCGCCGCGGATGTCCTTGATGAACCAGCCCTGCGCGGTGTTCACCACGGTCACCCGGTACGAGCGCTTGAGGGTCACAGCCGTCTTCGCGTCATCGGCCC
This genomic window contains:
- a CDS encoding ATP-binding protein gives rise to the protein MFVLILFGGAVAFFLIAMLLAATSSKKNQGSAKGGSGNSRSGSSGKSGGGSSRNQAPAKRREEMRLPYRYADDMIFVHGDSVWTGIALPTAIDEYLNATELQAMAEAPARALLNLARGDRNVECHYRKVYRPITAQDWAEQLNNVAWDPTENYKAYNFRKADYQERIGALRERNILLVKLGSMKRKSGDSGVLPGGDDPVEESGLTSSMRGAADKAAAGATGVHDEHLSPEMLAQWTQVAREVHESLDALGGTALSREELVWLIRKPLHGDLPIPAEPVLGSRAWGPDQFDLVVDFSGENRKTHIVLHQYDEMTGEQHTSYTTTLVAASWPIETRFRQSTAWARYAAQHVDFPVEIDMRFTLIPYLKFQDRAKKISGNLVDEMNDMANSGRAPGTQLAAQVTRAQNLVDDVEEHKMPGMEAQIRFTISAPDVAELERRRRVLEMQFKQDLKVTLLRPSRQQWRLLQSQLPGDAPKLPIAPYLRLQEVEQLGAGLPTAGTELGDNPERRSGKQLGWVGNLVGWAGKTPVHYSLHVGPARNDGGGVAIVGASGGGKSSLALQKFYEESESGVRCLVIDPKTDFAQLCYYLAFGSQVNDPEFAYDAETGLLGTPQSRFQPVNPEFWAETEVVDLLKGQAGVLDPWVIARDVPSGRLLAENMLRGFLGDEDYQRVRLPVIEAMATVVGWYNSAMRQATEQGLSARDADRQVARPSLWQVVDEVIRAYDDAVASGDREAVKELKLAQMLLTELRTLPYARLAFAENPQTLSAMRKRRTVITLRGFQSPAASDPRSWNPAERLAATALMAVVELGSQMLDVGYEKNPVTGEIGLRPKALFVDEAYVVTATESGRDLMRRALKQGRSYLAVIVLITQQAIDLVQIEDSEARSGGANQIHTVFAFKQKSAQEASLVAPLLGRPESDVKVSNSLQELRTGVCLQRDVDKRVGTVAVDLVFKEILAATDTNGTTRPGRQSIDPPLSVWDWTFMQEAAREDAAAEAEAAAAR